One segment of Setaria viridis chromosome 4, Setaria_viridis_v4.0, whole genome shotgun sequence DNA contains the following:
- the LOC117851432 gene encoding chaperone protein dnaJ 11, chloroplastic produces the protein MAASFASTASVVPSCGAAGARRGGRFVARASAVAMAPALGTTARTHYEVLGVGTAASRGEVKAAYRRLAREVHPDAGGRGDEGFIRLHAAYATLADPDERARYDRSVARPAPARAVGFRPRRWETDQCW, from the coding sequence ATGGCGGCTTCGTTCGCATCGACGGCATCCGTTGTTCCGAgctgcggcgccgccggggcacggcgcggcggccggttcGTGGCCCGCGCGTCCGCGGTGGCGATGGCGCCGGCGCTGGGGACAACGGCGAGGACGCACTACGAGGTGCTCGGGGTCGGGACCGCCGCGAGCAGGGGCGAGGTCAAGGCGGCGTACCGGCGCCTCGCGAGGGAAGTGCACccggacgccggcggccgcggcgacgaggGATTCATCCGGCTGCACGCCGCGTACGCCACGCTCGCTGACCCCGACGAGCGCGCGCGCTACGACCGCTCCGtcgcgcgccccgcgccggcccggGCCGTGGGGTTCCGGCCGCGGAGGTGGGAGACGGACCAGTGCTGGTAG
- the LOC117853180 gene encoding protein PSK SIMULATOR 2 isoform X2, which produces MGCVCSRRFPEEPAPPRTLAGAYTARRGRYGPGDFDSGELAIPPPKPPPSHKVSETGTFLGRASIAGLEKAVEVLDTLGSSMTSLNHGSGFLSGGTNRGNKVCILAFEVANTIAKASGLWRSCSDESIKELKGEILHSDGVRILVSSNTSELLHIAAIDKREELAVFSREVIRFGDLCKDPIWHNLGRYFNKYAPEKLTTDNTHQDHSKESMEATVQYLINLAQNTSELYHELHALDRFEQDFRRKFHEEESVPAARRESIMILHSELKRQRKIVKNLKKKSLWSKTLEEIVEKLVDIVIFLHKQIRDSFNEAGTDFDSKNTQNKRLGSCGLALHYANIINQIENIVSRPLSLPPSSRDNLYHGLPITVKSALRSRLQSYNTEEERTVAQIKAEMQKTLRWLLPIAENTLRAHQGFGWVGEWANLGSDMGKKSGSQHSITRIQTLHHADKATTEHYILELVVLLHHLVVQVKNRGYGNSKSTKHERSRSKGGPTDLRPPETRHNTSPVSAASVASSPLSDCERAALARLSFRRASYGRSQSCEPPPDRARGSSKAHRSWDSCRSQGSSPARERGRDMAVDRDAARDLDVIDGLDLDRLTSSYSHPSSPTFC; this is translated from the exons GTATCAGAAACAGGTACATTCTTGGGAAGAGCTAGCATTGCTGGTCTGGAAAAGGCTGTTGAGGTGTTAGATACCCTCGGGAGCAGCATGACAAGTTTGAATCATGGCAGTGGCTTTCTCTCTGGGGGAACGAATCGTGGAAATAAAGTCTGTATTTTAGCATTTGAAGTCGCAAATACAATAGCTAAAGCTTCTGGTTTGTGGAGGTCATGCTCTGATGAGAGTATTAAAGAGCTCAAGGGAGAAATTTTGCACTCAGATGGAGTGCGAATATTGGTTTCCTCAAATACCAGTGAGCTGTTGCATATAGCTGCTATTGATAAAAG GGAAGAACTTGCTGTCTTTTCAAGAGAAGTCATACGGTTTGGCGACCTCTGTAAAGATCCTATCTGGCATAACTTGGGACGGTATTTCAACAAGTATGCCCCTGAAAA GTTAACAACAGATAATACGCATCAGGATCATTCAAAGGAGAGTATGGAGGCTACTGTCCAGTATTTGATTAATTTGGCGCAAAACACTTCT GAGCTCTACCATGAATTGCACGCTCTTGACAGGTTTGAGCAGGATTTTAGAAGGAAATTTCATGAAGAGGAGTCTGTGCCAGCGGCTAGACGAG AGAGCATTATGATATTGCATAGTGAACTAAAGCGCCAGAGGAAGATTGTGAAAAATCTGAAGAAGAAATCCTTGTGGTCTAAGACTTTGGAAGAG ATTGTGGAGAAACTTGTGGATATTGTAATCTTTTTGCATAAACAAATCCGAGATTCATTTAATGAAGCTG GAACCGACTTCGATTCCAAGAATACTCAGAACAAAAGGCTAGGTTCCTGTGGTCTGGCTCTACATTATGCTAATATTATCAATCAAATTGAAAATATA GTTTCTCGGcccctttctcttcctcctagtTCTAGAGACAATTTGTACCATGGTCTGCCAATAACAGTAAAGTCAGCTCTGCGATCACGACTGCAATCATATAACACAGAAGAAGAG CGTACGGTAGCTCAAATCAAAGCTGAAATGCAGAAAACTCTTCGCTGGCTTCTGCCGATAGCAGAAAATACACTAAG AGCACACCAAGGGTTTGGATGGGTCGGCGAATGGGCAAACCTTGG GAGCGACATGGGCAAGAAATCAGGTTCCCAGCACAGCATCACCCGGATCCAGACGCTGCACCACGCCGACAAGGCCACGACGGAGCACTACATCCTGGAGCTGGTGGTGCTCCTCCACCACCTGGTGGTCCAGGTGAAGAACCGCGGCTACGGGAACAGCAAGTCGACCAAGCACGAGCGTTCCCGATCCAAGGGTGGGCCGACGGACCTGCGGCCGCCGGAGACCCGGCACAACACGTCGCCGGTGAGCGCCGCCAGCGTGGCGTCGAGCCCGCTGTCGGACTGCGAGCGCGCGGCGCTGGCCCGGCTGAGCTTCAGGAGGGCGAGCTACGGTCGGAGCCAGAGCTGCGAGCCCCCACCCGATAGGGCCAGGGGGAGCAGCAAGGCGCACCGGAGCTGGGACTCGTGCCGGAGCCagggcagctcgccggcgagggAGCGCGGCAGGGACATGGCCGTGGACCGTGACGCGGCGAGGGACCTTGATGTAATCGATGGCTTGGATTTGGATAGACTGACTTCCTCCTACTCGCACCCGTCATCCCCAACGTTTTGCTAG
- the LOC117853180 gene encoding protein PSK SIMULATOR 2 isoform X4 produces the protein MGCVCSRRFPEEPAPPRTLAGAYTARRGRYGPGDFDSGELAIPPPKPPPSHKVSETGTFLGRASIAGLEKAVEVLDTLGSSMTSLNHGSGFLSGGTNRGNKVCILAFEVANTIAKASGLWRSCSDESIKELKGEILHSDGVRILVSSNTSELLHIAAIDKREELAVFSREVIRFGDLCKDPIWHNLGRYFNKLTTDNTHQDHSKESMEATVQYLINLAQNTSELYHELHALDRFEQDFRRKFHEEESVPAARRESIMILHSELKRQRKIVKNLKKKSLWSKTLEEIVEKLVDIVIFLHKQIRDSFNEAGTDFDSKNTQNKRLGSCGLALHYANIINQIENIVSRPLSLPPSSRDNLYHGLPITVKSALRSRLQSYNTEEERTVAQIKAEMQKTLRWLLPIAENTLRAHQGFGWVGEWANLGSDMGKKSGSQHSITRIQTLHHADKATTEHYILELVVLLHHLVVQVKNRGYGNSKSTKHERSRSKGGPTDLRPPETRHNTSPVSAASVASSPLSDCERAALARLSFRRASYGRSQSCEPPPDRARGSSKAHRSWDSCRSQGSSPARERGRDMAVDRDAARDLDVIDGLDLDRLTSSYSHPSSPTFC, from the exons GTATCAGAAACAGGTACATTCTTGGGAAGAGCTAGCATTGCTGGTCTGGAAAAGGCTGTTGAGGTGTTAGATACCCTCGGGAGCAGCATGACAAGTTTGAATCATGGCAGTGGCTTTCTCTCTGGGGGAACGAATCGTGGAAATAAAGTCTGTATTTTAGCATTTGAAGTCGCAAATACAATAGCTAAAGCTTCTGGTTTGTGGAGGTCATGCTCTGATGAGAGTATTAAAGAGCTCAAGGGAGAAATTTTGCACTCAGATGGAGTGCGAATATTGGTTTCCTCAAATACCAGTGAGCTGTTGCATATAGCTGCTATTGATAAAAG GGAAGAACTTGCTGTCTTTTCAAGAGAAGTCATACGGTTTGGCGACCTCTGTAAAGATCCTATCTGGCATAACTTGGGACGGTATTTCAACAA GTTAACAACAGATAATACGCATCAGGATCATTCAAAGGAGAGTATGGAGGCTACTGTCCAGTATTTGATTAATTTGGCGCAAAACACTTCT GAGCTCTACCATGAATTGCACGCTCTTGACAGGTTTGAGCAGGATTTTAGAAGGAAATTTCATGAAGAGGAGTCTGTGCCAGCGGCTAGACGAG AGAGCATTATGATATTGCATAGTGAACTAAAGCGCCAGAGGAAGATTGTGAAAAATCTGAAGAAGAAATCCTTGTGGTCTAAGACTTTGGAAGAG ATTGTGGAGAAACTTGTGGATATTGTAATCTTTTTGCATAAACAAATCCGAGATTCATTTAATGAAGCTG GAACCGACTTCGATTCCAAGAATACTCAGAACAAAAGGCTAGGTTCCTGTGGTCTGGCTCTACATTATGCTAATATTATCAATCAAATTGAAAATATA GTTTCTCGGcccctttctcttcctcctagtTCTAGAGACAATTTGTACCATGGTCTGCCAATAACAGTAAAGTCAGCTCTGCGATCACGACTGCAATCATATAACACAGAAGAAGAG CGTACGGTAGCTCAAATCAAAGCTGAAATGCAGAAAACTCTTCGCTGGCTTCTGCCGATAGCAGAAAATACACTAAG AGCACACCAAGGGTTTGGATGGGTCGGCGAATGGGCAAACCTTGG GAGCGACATGGGCAAGAAATCAGGTTCCCAGCACAGCATCACCCGGATCCAGACGCTGCACCACGCCGACAAGGCCACGACGGAGCACTACATCCTGGAGCTGGTGGTGCTCCTCCACCACCTGGTGGTCCAGGTGAAGAACCGCGGCTACGGGAACAGCAAGTCGACCAAGCACGAGCGTTCCCGATCCAAGGGTGGGCCGACGGACCTGCGGCCGCCGGAGACCCGGCACAACACGTCGCCGGTGAGCGCCGCCAGCGTGGCGTCGAGCCCGCTGTCGGACTGCGAGCGCGCGGCGCTGGCCCGGCTGAGCTTCAGGAGGGCGAGCTACGGTCGGAGCCAGAGCTGCGAGCCCCCACCCGATAGGGCCAGGGGGAGCAGCAAGGCGCACCGGAGCTGGGACTCGTGCCGGAGCCagggcagctcgccggcgagggAGCGCGGCAGGGACATGGCCGTGGACCGTGACGCGGCGAGGGACCTTGATGTAATCGATGGCTTGGATTTGGATAGACTGACTTCCTCCTACTCGCACCCGTCATCCCCAACGTTTTGCTAG
- the LOC117853180 gene encoding protein PSK SIMULATOR 2 isoform X3 — translation MGCVCSRRFPEEPAPPRTLAGAYTARRGRYGPGDFDSGELAIPPPKPPPSHKVSETGTFLGRASIAGLEKAVEVLDTLGSSMTSLNHGSGFLSGGTNRGNKVCILAFEVANTIAKASGLWRSCSDESIKELKGEILHSDGVRILVSSNTSELLHIAAIDKREELAVFSREVIRFGDLCKDPIWHNLGRYFNKLTTDNTHQDHSKESMEATVQYLINLAQNTSELYHELHALDRFEQDFRRKFHEEESVPAARRESIMILHSELKRQRKIVKNLKKKSLWSKTLEEIVEKLVDIVIFLHKQIRDSFNEAVPAGTDFDSKNTQNKRLGSCGLALHYANIINQIENIVSRPLSLPPSSRDNLYHGLPITVKSALRSRLQSYNTEEERTVAQIKAEMQKTLRWLLPIAENTLRAHQGFGWVGEWANLGSDMGKKSGSQHSITRIQTLHHADKATTEHYILELVVLLHHLVVQVKNRGYGNSKSTKHERSRSKGGPTDLRPPETRHNTSPVSAASVASSPLSDCERAALARLSFRRASYGRSQSCEPPPDRARGSSKAHRSWDSCRSQGSSPARERGRDMAVDRDAARDLDVIDGLDLDRLTSSYSHPSSPTFC, via the exons GTATCAGAAACAGGTACATTCTTGGGAAGAGCTAGCATTGCTGGTCTGGAAAAGGCTGTTGAGGTGTTAGATACCCTCGGGAGCAGCATGACAAGTTTGAATCATGGCAGTGGCTTTCTCTCTGGGGGAACGAATCGTGGAAATAAAGTCTGTATTTTAGCATTTGAAGTCGCAAATACAATAGCTAAAGCTTCTGGTTTGTGGAGGTCATGCTCTGATGAGAGTATTAAAGAGCTCAAGGGAGAAATTTTGCACTCAGATGGAGTGCGAATATTGGTTTCCTCAAATACCAGTGAGCTGTTGCATATAGCTGCTATTGATAAAAG GGAAGAACTTGCTGTCTTTTCAAGAGAAGTCATACGGTTTGGCGACCTCTGTAAAGATCCTATCTGGCATAACTTGGGACGGTATTTCAACAA GTTAACAACAGATAATACGCATCAGGATCATTCAAAGGAGAGTATGGAGGCTACTGTCCAGTATTTGATTAATTTGGCGCAAAACACTTCT GAGCTCTACCATGAATTGCACGCTCTTGACAGGTTTGAGCAGGATTTTAGAAGGAAATTTCATGAAGAGGAGTCTGTGCCAGCGGCTAGACGAG AGAGCATTATGATATTGCATAGTGAACTAAAGCGCCAGAGGAAGATTGTGAAAAATCTGAAGAAGAAATCCTTGTGGTCTAAGACTTTGGAAGAG ATTGTGGAGAAACTTGTGGATATTGTAATCTTTTTGCATAAACAAATCCGAGATTCATTTAATGAAGCTG TTCCTGCAGGAACCGACTTCGATTCCAAGAATACTCAGAACAAAAGGCTAGGTTCCTGTGGTCTGGCTCTACATTATGCTAATATTATCAATCAAATTGAAAATATA GTTTCTCGGcccctttctcttcctcctagtTCTAGAGACAATTTGTACCATGGTCTGCCAATAACAGTAAAGTCAGCTCTGCGATCACGACTGCAATCATATAACACAGAAGAAGAG CGTACGGTAGCTCAAATCAAAGCTGAAATGCAGAAAACTCTTCGCTGGCTTCTGCCGATAGCAGAAAATACACTAAG AGCACACCAAGGGTTTGGATGGGTCGGCGAATGGGCAAACCTTGG GAGCGACATGGGCAAGAAATCAGGTTCCCAGCACAGCATCACCCGGATCCAGACGCTGCACCACGCCGACAAGGCCACGACGGAGCACTACATCCTGGAGCTGGTGGTGCTCCTCCACCACCTGGTGGTCCAGGTGAAGAACCGCGGCTACGGGAACAGCAAGTCGACCAAGCACGAGCGTTCCCGATCCAAGGGTGGGCCGACGGACCTGCGGCCGCCGGAGACCCGGCACAACACGTCGCCGGTGAGCGCCGCCAGCGTGGCGTCGAGCCCGCTGTCGGACTGCGAGCGCGCGGCGCTGGCCCGGCTGAGCTTCAGGAGGGCGAGCTACGGTCGGAGCCAGAGCTGCGAGCCCCCACCCGATAGGGCCAGGGGGAGCAGCAAGGCGCACCGGAGCTGGGACTCGTGCCGGAGCCagggcagctcgccggcgagggAGCGCGGCAGGGACATGGCCGTGGACCGTGACGCGGCGAGGGACCTTGATGTAATCGATGGCTTGGATTTGGATAGACTGACTTCCTCCTACTCGCACCCGTCATCCCCAACGTTTTGCTAG
- the LOC117853180 gene encoding protein PSK SIMULATOR 2 isoform X1: MGCVCSRRFPEEPAPPRTLAGAYTARRGRYGPGDFDSGELAIPPPKPPPSHKVSETGTFLGRASIAGLEKAVEVLDTLGSSMTSLNHGSGFLSGGTNRGNKVCILAFEVANTIAKASGLWRSCSDESIKELKGEILHSDGVRILVSSNTSELLHIAAIDKREELAVFSREVIRFGDLCKDPIWHNLGRYFNKYAPEKLTTDNTHQDHSKESMEATVQYLINLAQNTSELYHELHALDRFEQDFRRKFHEEESVPAARRESIMILHSELKRQRKIVKNLKKKSLWSKTLEEIVEKLVDIVIFLHKQIRDSFNEAVPAGTDFDSKNTQNKRLGSCGLALHYANIINQIENIVSRPLSLPPSSRDNLYHGLPITVKSALRSRLQSYNTEEERTVAQIKAEMQKTLRWLLPIAENTLRAHQGFGWVGEWANLGSDMGKKSGSQHSITRIQTLHHADKATTEHYILELVVLLHHLVVQVKNRGYGNSKSTKHERSRSKGGPTDLRPPETRHNTSPVSAASVASSPLSDCERAALARLSFRRASYGRSQSCEPPPDRARGSSKAHRSWDSCRSQGSSPARERGRDMAVDRDAARDLDVIDGLDLDRLTSSYSHPSSPTFC; encoded by the exons GTATCAGAAACAGGTACATTCTTGGGAAGAGCTAGCATTGCTGGTCTGGAAAAGGCTGTTGAGGTGTTAGATACCCTCGGGAGCAGCATGACAAGTTTGAATCATGGCAGTGGCTTTCTCTCTGGGGGAACGAATCGTGGAAATAAAGTCTGTATTTTAGCATTTGAAGTCGCAAATACAATAGCTAAAGCTTCTGGTTTGTGGAGGTCATGCTCTGATGAGAGTATTAAAGAGCTCAAGGGAGAAATTTTGCACTCAGATGGAGTGCGAATATTGGTTTCCTCAAATACCAGTGAGCTGTTGCATATAGCTGCTATTGATAAAAG GGAAGAACTTGCTGTCTTTTCAAGAGAAGTCATACGGTTTGGCGACCTCTGTAAAGATCCTATCTGGCATAACTTGGGACGGTATTTCAACAAGTATGCCCCTGAAAA GTTAACAACAGATAATACGCATCAGGATCATTCAAAGGAGAGTATGGAGGCTACTGTCCAGTATTTGATTAATTTGGCGCAAAACACTTCT GAGCTCTACCATGAATTGCACGCTCTTGACAGGTTTGAGCAGGATTTTAGAAGGAAATTTCATGAAGAGGAGTCTGTGCCAGCGGCTAGACGAG AGAGCATTATGATATTGCATAGTGAACTAAAGCGCCAGAGGAAGATTGTGAAAAATCTGAAGAAGAAATCCTTGTGGTCTAAGACTTTGGAAGAG ATTGTGGAGAAACTTGTGGATATTGTAATCTTTTTGCATAAACAAATCCGAGATTCATTTAATGAAGCTG TTCCTGCAGGAACCGACTTCGATTCCAAGAATACTCAGAACAAAAGGCTAGGTTCCTGTGGTCTGGCTCTACATTATGCTAATATTATCAATCAAATTGAAAATATA GTTTCTCGGcccctttctcttcctcctagtTCTAGAGACAATTTGTACCATGGTCTGCCAATAACAGTAAAGTCAGCTCTGCGATCACGACTGCAATCATATAACACAGAAGAAGAG CGTACGGTAGCTCAAATCAAAGCTGAAATGCAGAAAACTCTTCGCTGGCTTCTGCCGATAGCAGAAAATACACTAAG AGCACACCAAGGGTTTGGATGGGTCGGCGAATGGGCAAACCTTGG GAGCGACATGGGCAAGAAATCAGGTTCCCAGCACAGCATCACCCGGATCCAGACGCTGCACCACGCCGACAAGGCCACGACGGAGCACTACATCCTGGAGCTGGTGGTGCTCCTCCACCACCTGGTGGTCCAGGTGAAGAACCGCGGCTACGGGAACAGCAAGTCGACCAAGCACGAGCGTTCCCGATCCAAGGGTGGGCCGACGGACCTGCGGCCGCCGGAGACCCGGCACAACACGTCGCCGGTGAGCGCCGCCAGCGTGGCGTCGAGCCCGCTGTCGGACTGCGAGCGCGCGGCGCTGGCCCGGCTGAGCTTCAGGAGGGCGAGCTACGGTCGGAGCCAGAGCTGCGAGCCCCCACCCGATAGGGCCAGGGGGAGCAGCAAGGCGCACCGGAGCTGGGACTCGTGCCGGAGCCagggcagctcgccggcgagggAGCGCGGCAGGGACATGGCCGTGGACCGTGACGCGGCGAGGGACCTTGATGTAATCGATGGCTTGGATTTGGATAGACTGACTTCCTCCTACTCGCACCCGTCATCCCCAACGTTTTGCTAG